CTAAAGATGATTGAACTATAGACTTTAGTGTCATAAGTTTCCTGATTTGTCATATCAGTCTACAAATGTTGATTGAATAAAAGTCTGaaagtaataaatgaaaatatatgaaACACACTTTGGATGGGTGAAATATGTGTTCTGTAAAGACATAAACATTAcggattaatttttttcttgtttccattCATGATCTTTGATTTTCCAGATGAAAGACctatacatttataaatatatgaaaatgttCTCCTGGCCACAGAATAGGTAGTATTTTAAATCATCTTGCAATCCCATTTGCTACACTTATGCTAAAACTTGTTtttcaataaagaaaatagaCTATGGTATATTAGTAAAGTATAATCTATGTATGAACTTCAATAACACTTCTCACCAGTCCTACTAGCATAATAGATTCTATCACTAACATATCTGGAGAAAGCTACTCTACTGTATGACTTCTAAGGACGTGTCTCATATTTTCCTCATGCTAAGACCTAAATATTACACCTCACTCTACTATCCATCTAAAGCTCACCCTCACTGGGACTTGAACTGATGGTcagttaaattttctttttatttccagaGGATAGataccatttattattattattactatggaAGGGAGAATGGTTTTCTTAGGATTTTTTCCTAAATctatatagataaataaacaaataaataatctacTGGGGCCAGAGAAATAAGTCACTGATTGAGATACCTGGGTTGCCATATAGGAAGCCTGATTTAAGCCTTGGCACTATAAGAAAATTACTATGAccaaggaggaagctttggtgccttgCTTAATTAAATGAATTGAATCAGTTAACCATGGAGGGTAAAATAGTCATAATTACCAAGgacaattttctttaaaaaaatgagcattttttttttacataaaaatgATACATAATGATGTTAGTCCAGACCATTTTCAATGTGTAATTAGTGTCCTTCTTTCTACCAGAACTTCCTGCTAGCCTCTGGGTGTGACACATTCACATAATCCTTCAATTCCTGAAGGGATGACAAGGTCTGTGATAAAATATGACTAGTGGCTGCTCTTCTATCATCATTCTAATGCTTGTATAAGGAAAACAATCACTGTGGATAACTCTGGTAGTACACAACTTTGAAAGTTCTTCCTGGATATTGCAAATTGAGAAATTTACCAGACAGAATGAGCACCTCAGGATTTCAATGTGCCTCCCTGACTAAGCCACAGAAGGAGAGAGCTCATGGTTCTGACTCTGACTGAAGGTCCCGGTTTCCATCTGGTTAACAGGagtaaattaaattatatttccGAAAAGGGTGAGTCATGCTTAAAATATAGAGAGTGAGATAATGATAGAAGAAATCCTAGAATTTAGTTGTGAACTTTTGTTTCTGTAAAATCTAGAATTTAGTTTCTTAAATTCTGAGAAACTTATACTCCCTTGGAGAAAAATTCACATTTTTGAATGAATGTTTCCACtgccatataatttttttttgtttgtttccagggttattgctgggtcttggtgtctgcactacaaatccactgttcctggaggctattttttcttttttgttgctctcctttatcgttgttgtggttattattattgttggataggacaaagagaaatcgagagagaaggggaagacagagagggagagagaaaaatagacacctgcagacctgcatcactgcttgtgaaacgaccagcctgcaggtggggagctgggtgctcgaaccaggatccttatgccagtccttgcgctttgcgccatgtgtgcttaacccactgcgctaccaaccaCCCCCCCTCATATTAACTTTTAATGATGATTTCTGACCTCTTCCAGAGCTTGACAAAAAGCTATTTCCAGAAAAATCAGTGAAGATAATTATATCTAGAAGAAATCCAGACATAAGGAGGAAGAATGGAGAGATGACCTCATAGCATCTGAAATCAATTTGCCAATGTTAACTAACAGAAGAAGGAATAACATCTGGTATTTACCtttattttaaaggaaataagTGAAAACATCTATAGGTCAGTGAGAATTCTTCAGTTTGTAGTGCAGCACAAAGTTAAAATaatattgtgtggaattgtacccctcttatcctgtttttgttagtgtttcctttttataaataaaaataaaaaaacaaagttaaaataaTTATGTCACCTTGGCAATTTATTTAATATCTCTATCTTTAGTCTTCTCATTTATAAAATCAGTATAATAATGTCTATCTCCGAGGTACTAAGGGATAATCCTGCAACAGACTGAATGGTAAATAGTGGTTCTTTTCCCAAGCCTCTTAATTCAAATTTTATCTTAGAGATGAGAAAAATGAAGATCCCCAGAGTTTGagcaatgtattttatttttttccaaattaaatCATATTCTTTCTACCTCTTCATGAATGATATTTTTTAATGTACTTAAGAATTTCTTTCCACACACCTTTCTTAGGAAGCTCCTGGAAACAACAGTCTCAAATTATGCTGTCATTTATGTGGCATATTTATCAACATTTGTAGCATGTTTTTCCTCtaataaacataattaaatatCCATTAACTGGCAATGTTATGCAGGAGCCCAATCATGGGGAGCTTACAAAGATAAGATGCTTTGCCTAAGTGAAGATCTTTGGGCAGCAAGGATACTGTTTTCTCTGATAAAGATTTACACCGCAACTAAATGGAAAAAGATCTTGCTATATATCTTTTAAAGTCTTTTAGAGAGGGTTTCTTAGAGTCAGATTTTTATAGCTTTATGTGCAGGAAGGTCATTAATGAGTGTTCTAAAAAATGAATATCTatcaagcaataaaaaaaaaaaacaggtcggacagagggagagatgccatTAGAATAGAAGATTCAGAACATCCCAGGAGAAGCTGAGGAGATTTCAACAGTGTTTAGAAATAGTGGTACTAGAGGCAGACCTCTGTACTGACCACGGCCCATCCATTCACTTGAGTTACTTCCTGGAGTGGATATTAACTGGTCAGACAGTTGTTCCCTCGCATTAGGAAATACATGCAGAGTGGGTCTCCATTGTCTGTAGCTACCCTTCTTACTGATGGGCTGAACTATGGTTCACAAAAGATCCTAAATGGCATATAAGCAGTACCTCAAAGTTTCAAGaacaggaaagggaaggggagagaaaatgaggggtaaggaaggaaagaggagaaaacGAGAAGGAAGGGGAACAATGGAAAATGGAGGGCTTATGTCTTTATAAAATGGAGGGTGAAGCCAAACTgaatggctttttcagatagacacttgatgacagagatagaaaaggaaacccACCACAACACCGAAGATGCCCACAGTGCAGTGGGAgtggggctcgaacatgggttgAATGCATGGCAAATCAGACACTCTGTCAGATGAGGTATCTTGGCAGCCCTGtgtccttttaaaattttctcttcctttttttttttttttttttttaccttccttTCCTTGGAGCCATTCCCTTATATCACCACCACCCCGAGGTTCATCTTTCCCCTTATCTCCTTCTTCATTTCTGttcttcatgtatttttttttttttttgcctccaggtttatggctggggctgggtgcctgcactacaaatccactgctcctggaggtcattttccccattttgttgcccttgttgttgcgcttgtagtagttgttattgttgtcatagctgttattggataggatggagaaatcgagataggaggggaagacagagaggagaagacacctgaagacctgcttcaccacttgcgaagtgaccccctgaaggtggggagctggggactgggaccaggattcttacaccagctcttgcgatttgcgccatgtgcgcttaatcctctgcactacagcccagccccttgTTCATGTATTTTTTAGAAGCGAAATGATGTGACTTGTAAAAAGACAAGGAGCCAGGTGGTCCAAATTGCTGCAGGGGGATATCTCAGCCATCAGCCTTCCTGGAACAATGCATTGTGTGCTTGTCAGGCACTCCCTCTATCACAACCACCAGGACTGAGCTCAGGTAGCCTCACAGCAGGAGAGCCTCTCCTTAAGGCACAGGAGTTGTCAGCGTTCTATTTGGAGCTGATTTCTTGTACAACAAAGGAGGATTCTTAAGCACTGGATGTGTAGCAAATGGCACTTATCAGCATAAACCTAAAATGAAAACTCTCAAACCCACAAAACTTTGCTCTGTCCTGTATAATAGCAACTAGGAACATATTTCAGCCTTGATTCCCTCACCCTCTCAGTGTTGGCCCCACATGCTCTTGGCAGCATGGGGCTTCAGTTCAGAAATGTCAGTTACTGAGTCATTTTTGTCAATTCATTTTGAatgaatgaggagagagaggcgggggttgggggggagaaagaggaaagaaaagtgaTTTCCAGCACTAGCACATCCTTTGCTGCCCACTAATTCACCTTATTGATTGGGGCCCTTCAACAAATAGACACCAGATTAGCTTATCCTTAGCATCTTCTCTGATGATTATCTTTATAACTAATGTGTAGGCTCATTGCTTTTGTTCTTAGAGATGTTAGTTCAAAATAATCCACATAAGGCAGAGTTAATATGTGTCTACATTTTAATGGACAACAGACCTTCAATGACTCtagatgttttcttttaaaatagctAACAGAGAAATTCTCTGTAGAGCCTTAGAAACCATGCTAGTTTCCTGAATGACTGAAAGGGAAAAGAGATAATGTAGCCAGCCCGTATCTCCCCCACACAAATAAGGGTGACAGTATGAAACCTATAAAAAGACCATGAAGCTATTTGTATACCCAGGAACTGTTTCTAAGAGtagttcatttatatatatacttttgtatatttatttcacCCACTTCAGTGCAGTTTTCAGTGCCTATATTGCTTTTCTTCATGGAAAATCAAAGGAAATGATGCTGATGACAGTAATAATAGTAGCAGCAATGatgattgtttatttttattcagtTACTTTTCGCAAAGGTTTCAGGTCTCACTTTTAAATGAAAAGGTAAATGACTTAGtcacacaacaacaaaaactatgtGACACCTAGCAATCACAGATGCTTAATATGTATTCAATAGTAAAAGTTAGCTAGCAAAAAGTTAATtgctgtggtccaggaagtggcgcagtagataaagtactggactcttaagcatgaggtcttgagttcaatccctggcagcacatgtaccagagtgatatctggttctttctctctcctcctatctttctcatgaataaataactaaaattaaaaataagttaaattgcTTTAGACACCAACAGTAGGCTTGTAAAAGATTAGTGACTCAAAAAAatgtgttaatgtttcctttggaCTTTAgagatggggtgtgtgtgtgtgtgtgtgtgtgtgtgtgtgtgtgtgtgtgttacaaatACATTTGTTGATTAAAATAATGGCTTGGGGAGTCTTGCAGTAGCATtaactgcaggtggcacaaagcaccaggaccaatggtaaggatcccaattcaagcccccagcaccccacctgcaagggagtcgcctaacaagtggtgaagcaggtttgcaggtgtctctctttctcttcccctctctgtcttcccctcctctctccatttctctttgtcctatccaacaatgatgacatcaataataatagtaactacaataataaaacaataaaggcaacaaaagtgaataaataaataaatactaaaaaaattttttttaaataatgacttAATGATAATGTGTTTGCCTGGGACTAAATGAACCAAGGAAGAAATTAAGATAGTGcacctgcgtgtgtgtgtgtgtgtgtgtgtgtgtgtgtgtgtgtgtgtgtgcggttgcgtgtgtgtgtgtatgtgtctgtcgaGGAGCTGCAATAAAAATTCCATGTTAGGGCATTCTGAGGAGTAGAAATAGAATGAATGTATCAATAATGCCTTAAAAGGACGTTACACTTAGTTCTGAAAATGATTTTAAGTTtacatttgaaaaaaatcttttaaaaatgtatatgtcACTTATTCCCATCATAATAATGAGGAAAAGCTATAAAATCATCACAAAGGAAGGACCAGAATTCCTTCTGGTCTCCTCAGTTCTATTTCCTTACAATTCATTGCACATCTTAGCTCTTAGAAGGATGCAGATTCCTTCATAGTTAAAGCTTTTCCTTAAGATTGCTTCTTTGTCTATGAATATTTGTGTTGGATAATATTTGTGTTGTGATAGAGGTacataaagaaaatattcaaaaggCATAACCTAAGAAAGTATAattgttttacttttaatttgtgttattaatagtatgttacaagattgtaaggctacaatgtagagttccacaccacacccaccaccaaagttctgcatccccatCCTGCCACCTccaaaagataaccactatagttcttactagccttagaaacagtttgcgtgcttctgttttttatttgttttagtttttgtttttcaagttcatgtatatcagatctttagattccatatatgagtgaaactatgtggtctttcatctttcttatttcactaagcataattgttGCTGAGgaatgaccacaacaacaacacataatcacctccagttccatcttttttgtcccaaaggacataatacctCCTTttcttgattgcagagtagtatttgatGCAATAAATATGCCATAAAGAAGGTATAAATGTTCATTGTTAAACAAAGGTAAAACTtgacttaaaatttaaaacaaaaaaggttGAAAAATCACTTCattcatatttttataaaaagctaTTTTGTATGCTTAAATATTTTGAGtttctctaatattttatttatctcttgagcagagagagagaggtgtcaagAAGGagtgggaaatagggaggaagagagaaagggagatacctacagtactgcttcacctctcgtgaagctgtccccctgcaggtggggaccaaggacttgaagctggctccttggacattgtaacatgcacactctactagatacactaccacctgaccctccttTGAGAATTTTAAAACcaaaactattattttttaaaaaaaccgaTAAGGTATACAAATAATATTGTGTAAGATGTGTGTGAAGTTATAGTAGGAACACACTTGTGGCCAGATTCCATTTTATTCTCATTTATTTCTACTAATTCAAATCAGTTTTTTTAGATGAAAGGTATGCCAGATCATGTAGACTTGATTTGAGAATCGTGACTGATTAGgaaggaaaagagttttgccttCATGTGAACTAAGTTCTTTGATTTATTCACTAACACAGTTTAAGTCCACAGTACATTTTCTATCCTATATACCATATGTTATGTGAGTCATTCAGAGAAACCTACAGCATGCCCTTGGCTTCAAATGTGCATATTCCAGTTGAAAAAGTAAGTTGAATAGTGATCCAGAATCCATATATATGACcttggagaactattgcagtttccaatggaggggatggggacacagaactctagtggtgggaacagtgtggaattatgtcCTTATTATctcatcttgtaaatcaatattaaattgctgGTAAAAATGCTGATCCTCCCTCAAAAAATGATTCAGACAATATATAGGCAAGTTAGCATGTGACAGATAAGGTCAGCTTTCTATCTCTTGGGACTTTGTGTCATGTAGGGTTTGAGATTAGGGTCTAGAAATTAACAAACTAAAATTCTATTgcaaaaatctgaaaaaaaccACCCTTAAAGTTACCAACAAGATGGAAGTTGTATGTAGAATGtattaaagtgatttaaaaattataggactAAGCTATGCTGATATATTATAGCATGAAAAAGATGCTGAAAGTATaaaggacaaaaataaattgtACAGTGATTCATTTACATTAAAATCTACCTCTGCATATATGTGCATTTCAGTGTATTATGTACACCTATACTCGTGTGTGTTTGAATACAGAGATAGaataaaaaccaaaataataaattattgccACTGGAGAGGAAGAATATGACATAACGATTAagagagacttttttttatttaagaaagaagacattaacaaaaccatagaataagagggatatagttccacacaattcccataacccgatctccatatcccatcccctcccctgatagctttcccattctctatctctctgggagtatggatccagggtcgttgtgggttgcagagggtggaaggtctggcttctgtaattgcttccctgctgaacatgggcgttgactggtcgatccatactcccagtctgcctctctctttccctagtagggtggggctctgaggaagtggacacactggtgggtttgtctgtccagggaagtctggtcagcatcttgctggcatcaggaacctggtgtctgaaaagagagttaatatacaaagccaaacaaattgttgaacaatcatggacctaaagactggaatagtgcaaatgaagtgttggggggtattccctgcatgctcttgtgtacttttgctttcaggtatatatttttcccctagtttatgggcacgggtgaacctatgctctatctcaggggacctggactatatctagatttggggactttattggggagtggaacacctggaatggaattagagaatactatgaaaggaaaggtctcacccgagtgatgaatctaaagggttgtcattccgtacctgaagtctctggtcacagtccaaagtgaagcatgctggagtggcactcgttgcgttgattaggttgtgatccatggatgcaatattatttgatttgaattgagagcagcatgcagaaaagtgagccccaccctaagattccaggactggaggaaatataggctctatagtggaaatgtgaggttcctgttgtcttagggttcaagaagacaatggatagttattattatcgtcacattgtttggtgatagggttaactttggaaagtccctttgatagggtttggggtataatacccagcatcttatatatagctgtgctaccggttgcttctgttctccctggtctaggcttttgggagagacaacatatcaaagacagcctatgtattaaaaagactcagtctgtgttttaagaagttctagacatatcatcagtttttcaccgagagagacattttattctttttaaaatatttatctgtttttttattcccttttgttgcccttgttgtagttactattgctggtgctattgatgtcgtcattgttgaataggacagagagaaatggagagagaaggggaagacagagagggggagagaaagacacctgcagacctgcttctcctcctgtgaagcaactcccctgcaggtggggaactaagggctccacgccagtccttgcgcttcgtgccacctgcgctaaacccgctgcactgccacccaactcccgaaaCATTTTATTATATACATTTGCAGCATATGAATCCTTTAAACAAACTACATTTCTGCTAGATAAAAAGTAAATGATAAACATGCAAGATTTTGCCTTTTTGAGTCAGAAAATAGTACCAAGTTGTTTATCATTATAACACAAGGGACAGTGtgtttttgtttcagttttgggGGTGAAATTACAAAACACACTGCAttaggaaaacagaaagaagttgataAATGAATATATGAGATGATCCTTTGAGGGCAGTTGACTCATATTTTGTTCACATACTTCAAAAGAATTTCAACATTTATCAACCACCAGAATGGGACCATCTGTTTTTCTTGGCAACCAGAAAAAGAAGGTAACTCTCTTTTCCAATGACTATGTTTATACTTTCAAGTAGTCATAAAAGATCTATTAGACCTATAAGTTGCACTGTACTGCAGGAAGGGGCATATTTGCAAAGTtacataaatgcataaataatatcacacacatataaatagaATCTATACCTATATCCTAAGATGAATATTAACATGTGTGCAAGGGAAATGGATATTGAGGAAAGGAGAGTGGTAGTGTAAAGCTATGAATGAATAACATTTAACAGGAACTTTGACTGGACTGAAGTTTATCTTGGATGACACAACGTAACCACCCTTATTGCTGTATTGCCATGTACTCTCACTTACCCCTCCCCAACCATGTTTTCCTTCCTGACTTTGAGGGAGTATGTATAAAGATATGAGGAAAGCGAGAAAAGCCACTTAGCTGTGAACATCTAGGCAGAAATTCACCTTCAAACTACTGTCTGCTGGCTCTGAGAGCAGCTCAGGTTCAACCCTCACCATGAGCCTGAGACCCGGTGCTTCCTCTTTCTGCATCAGTGCACAGGTGCTACAggtgctgctgctgttgtcacCGCTCCTGATTATGATGGTGTCCGGTACTATGGGAAAAAgtaagagaaattgggaaggttGATTTTCTGTAGCTGTGGCTGCTTCTGCTAGAGCTATGCTTCAGAAAAAGACTATTCTGCTGGTGGAAGAAGCTCTTActaatatatgaatatatgctATTATTAATATACTGATAACTCTAAATGGAAGAGCTATACTTAGTGGGTAATTAACATGTGCCAGTTATTCTATTAGGATTTACAAGAAGCATGCAATAAACAAATATGGGGACTGAGGACacaaggaaatggaaagaaaatccCAAAATAATCATGACCACTAATAAAGCCATACTTTCTATCCTAGATGGAAATGGCAAAGAATGGTACTATGAACTTCGTTGTGTGTGTCTGAAGATCACTTCTAACATTCACCCCAGCAAAATTCAAAATTTGGAGGTGATCAAGGCAGGACCTCACTGTCCCAAAGTTGAAGTGATGTAAGCTGTTTCTTCTGAAATATTCCTCATTAGACAAAGCCTCCACTTCTGCACTGACTCTATTTTACCCAGCCCTATGGGTCCCTTATGACAGTCGGAGAAGAGTGCTTGCTCACACTTTGCATTTTCTCTTGCAGAGCCACGATGAAGAATGGGAGTAAATTCTGCCTAAACCCAGATGCTCCCTCAATCAAGAAAATAGTCCAGAAAATTTTGGAAGGTGATAATTCAGCAGCTTAATCCCTCCACTTTCTGTCAAATCTGTTAATTTCCCAGAATGGGCAGGATTTTGAAGTCTTGACTTTCCAGCATACTTAATTATACTTCATTAAACTTTGGATATGATTtccattctgtctctgtcattttaTTCTGAGAAGTTGGGTTGATAATTgacaaaaaaaagatgaaaacaagaaaaactatgCATGCTTATTTCTTAACTTTTGGCTAAACATGGTACTATGTTttgcatttctttatttaaaattttctttctggaAATATTTGTGTTGACCTATCTGATTTTATTCTACAGTCTGACAAGAAATGTCCATAATGATTAATAGATTCCTTAATGACCAATGATGATATTAAGAATCACAAAGATGCAGCATAGTGCATTTGTTCAATAAATGAATCTTAACATGTTAGGTACTGAATAGTGTCCGTCTCCTCAAGgacttaatactttttaaaaaaattattctagcCCTAGAATGTTGTTTTATGGCACTCTGATTTGTCTCATGTTTACTTTAGTCTTTAAGCCCCAAAATAATAGAGGTATATAAAATGAGTACTTAATCAGTGG
Above is a window of Erinaceus europaeus chromosome 3, mEriEur2.1, whole genome shotgun sequence DNA encoding:
- the LOC103110669 gene encoding alveolar macrophage chemotactic factor, producing MSLRPGASSFCISAQVLQVLLLLSPLLIMMVSGTMGKNGNGKEWYYELRCVCLKITSNIHPSKIQNLEVIKAGPHCPKVEVIATMKNGSKFCLNPDAPSIKKIVQKILEGDNSAA